A stretch of Penaeus vannamei isolate JL-2024 chromosome 18, ASM4276789v1, whole genome shotgun sequence DNA encodes these proteins:
- the LOC113814012 gene encoding uncharacterized protein: MASGTGRAALVRVEAPPSARRGPDRPLHRARVLFSRRRPGHRVPSSLGSFGSSGASPPRRGPRLAWRKILFDPYEHRISRIRTRGLSGLVSERAAPGPPVSCLPAQEKEALGRRGEAEALGYPRGGLLSLPQPSGLQQGKAMESSYEMKVLLWSVTCGVALILGLMVAITYLLLRQNKLLKARRSASSGPPPRITRAKSRRGPSKDEVSYLTPTGLPPPVSSIGRGDQPPRPKGVHLPMRHQPIEDSPASSLDNHIYEDADYMYEPDSESF, encoded by the exons atgGCGTCTGGCACTGGCAGAGCCGCCCTTGTCCGAGTGGAAGCCCCTCCTAGCGCCAGGCGAGGTCCAGATCGGCCTCTGCATCGTGCTCGCGTCCTCTTTTCGCGGCGGCGGCCAGGACAccgcgtcccttcctcccttggaTCCTTCGGCAGCTCAGGTGCCTCGCCGCCGCGCCGCGG ACCCAGACTCGCGTGGAGGAAGATCCTTTTTGATCCTTACGAGCACCGTATATCCAGGATCCGGACGAGGGGCTTATCTGGCTTGGTATCCGAGCGCGCCGCCCCAGGACCTCCAGTGAGTTGCCTTCCTGCGCAGGAGAAAGAAGCCCTGGGCAGACGCGGTGAAGCTGAGGCGCTGGGATATCCTAGAGGAG GTTTACTGTCGTTGCCACAACCTTCGGGTTTGCAACAAGGGAAGGCCATGGAAAGCTCA TACGAGATGAAAGTGCTGCTGTGGTCCGTGACCTGCGGCGTGGCTCTCATTCTCGGCCTCATGGTGGCCATCACGTATCTCCTCCTGCGGCAGAACAAGCTGCTCAAAGCCAGGC GGAGCGCCAGTTCGGGTCCGCCCCCGAGGATCACCCGCGCCAAGTCTCGACGAGGACCCTCCAAGGACGAAGTGAGCTACCTCACCCCCACCGGCCTCCCCCCGCCG GTGAGCAGCATCGGGCGCGGGGACCAGCCGCCGCGGCCGAAGGGCGTGCACTTGCCGATGCGCCAC CAGCCCATCGAGGACTCTCCAGCGTCGTCTCTTGATAACCACATTTACGAGGACGCTGACTACATGTACGAACCCGATTCAGAGA GTTTCTAG